DNA sequence from the Glycine soja cultivar W05 chromosome 18, ASM419377v2, whole genome shotgun sequence genome:
TTCTGAGAATTTGCCAAGTTCTATAAGCAGATGGGTGCGGACCAACGACCAAGAGTCTTCATCCATACCTAATAAATCGGCAACCGATCGATATCCACAATTTCCATCAGCTTCAACATCAACAATATTATCAATAAAGTCATGGATAAATggctgaaattgatccaacataggCATCATCCTTCTTGGATTGGGTTGGTCAGAAGATGATGCACTACGCCTCACTGACGAATTGCTACTTTGTTGAGAATGAAAAGCAtctacatactcccagtaagatgg
Encoded proteins:
- the LOC114396234 gene encoding uncharacterized protein LOC114396234; the encoded protein is MNRNPRSTKRDPSYWEYVDAFHSQQSSNSSVRRSASSSDQPNPRRMMPMLDQFQPFIHDFIDNIVDVEADGNCGYRSVADLLGMDEDSWSLVRTHLLIELGKFSEDYIKLFGGTDRFEDLRMPLHVDGLTNIFNLCF